Below is a window of Candidatus Methylomirabilota bacterium DNA.
CGTCATCTTCCTCACGGCGCACTTCGGGAACTGGGAGCTCGCCGGCCGGCTCCTCCTGCGCCGCTTCCGCCGGCCGACCCACGTGCTGGTCGCCGCCGAGCCCGATCCCGGCGTCGAGGCGTTCCTCCGCGGCGGGGGACCGCTCAGGTTCGTGACGCGCGATCATCCGGTCGCGGGGGTGACGCTGCTGGCGGCGCTGCGGCGCAACGAGGTGGTCGCGATGCAGGGCGACCGGGGGCTCGGCACTCGCGGCGACCTCGCGCTCCCGTTCTTCGGCGCCCCCGCGGCGTTCCCGCTCGGGCCGTTCGTGCTGGCGCGCGCCGCGGGCGCGCCGCTCCTGCCGGCCTTCTGCGCGCTGCGCGACGACCGGCGCTACGCGGTCACGCTCGGCGCCCCGATCCGCGTGGCCCCCGAGGGCGAGGCCGCGGCGCTCGTGGCGTGGGTGCGGGTGCTCGAAGACCGCGTGCGGCGCCAGCCCGAGCAGTGGTTCAACTTCTTCGACGTCTGGGGCGGCGCCCCTGCGCGCTGAGCCCGTCGTCATCGTGGCCGCGGGGGCCGTCACCCCGATCGGGGGCGATCTCGACGCCTTCTGGTCCGGGCTCGTGACGGGCAGCGACGGCATCACACGGATCGAGCGCTTCCCCGTGGACGACCTCCGCGTGGGGCGCGGCGGCGAAATCAAGAAGCTCCGCGCGGGGCGGCCGCCGGGTCCGGGGTGCCGCGCCTCACAGCTCCTC
It encodes the following:
- a CDS encoding lysophospholipid acyltransferase family protein; the encoded protein is MTRVPAAPPGALTLPDTPPRWYAHDWNRAAVYRVGAGVLGALPRRARLGLAAAVAAVAPFPAERAVVRANLARIAPGLTAAERRALARRVFRCFAMCFADLLTANRSDREAGALLAGVEGEEHLHAALAAGRGVIFLTAHFGNWELAGRLLLRRFRRPTHVLVAAEPDPGVEAFLRGGGPLRFVTRDHPVAGVTLLAALRRNEVVAMQGDRGLGTRGDLALPFFGAPAAFPLGPFVLARAAGAPLLPAFCALRDDRRYAVTLGAPIRVAPEGEAAALVAWVRVLEDRVRRQPEQWFNFFDVWGGAPAR